A segment of the Bacteroidales bacterium genome:
CGAATGTAAAATATTTATTGTCAGTATTTTTTAATAATGAAAAACTTTTAGCTCGGTCAAAAAATTTATCTTCGGTAATCATTCCAAATTCGATAAATAATTTAAGATCGTCCCATTTTTTTTCAAATTCTTCGCGGTCATTTTTAAAAATTTCATTTAAACGGTCTGCAACTTTTTTAGTAATATGACTTGATATTTTTTTAACATTAGAATCGTTTTGCAAAAAGCTCCTTGATACATTTAGTGGTATATCCGGTGAATCTAATACACCATGCAATAATGTTAAAAATTCAGGTACTATTCCTTCAACCGAATCGGTAACAAATACTTGTCGTGAATATAACTGAATTTTATTTTTTTGAATTTCAATATTTTTCTTTATTCTGGGGAAATATAATATTCCTGTCAAATTAAACGGATAATCAACATTTAAGTGAATATTAAATAATGGGTCTTCATAAATAGGATATAATTCCCTGTAGAATTCCTTATAATCTTCATCTTTTAATTCCGCAGGTTTTCTTGTCCATGCAGGTTTTGTATTATTTATTATTTTATCTTTATCAGTTTCAACTGATTTTCCGTCTTTATAATCTATTTCTTTACCAAAAGCAATTTCAACAGGTAAAAATTTACAATATTTTTTTAAAAGTTCATTAATTTTATTTTCTTCTAAAAATTCTTTTGAATCATCATCAATATGTAAAATTACATCGGTTCCAATTTTCTTTTTTTCAGCCTTATCAATTGTATATTCAGGACTTCCATCGCATTCCCATTTTACGGACTTTTCGTTTTCTTTATACGATTTTGAAATAATTTCAACTTTTTCAGAAACCATAAACGAAGAATAGAAACCCAAACCAAAATGTCCGATTATTGCTTCGGTTTTATCTTTATATTTCTCTAAGAATTCTTCGGCACTTGAAAATGCAATCTGGTTGATATATTTATCAATTTCTTCTTTTGTCATTCCAATTCCATTATCAGAAACTGTAAGAGTTTTCTTTTTTTTGTCCAAAGACACTCTGATTATCAAGTCTGTCATATCTCCTTTATATTCATCAACCGAAGATAATGCTTTAAGTTTCTGGGTTGCATCAATAGCATTTGAAATTAATTCGCGCAAAAATATTTCGTGGTCTGAATATAAATACTTTTTAATTATTGGAAATATATTCTCTGTAGTTACATTAATTTTTCCTTTATCCATTTTTAGTAATTATTTAATTTAACAAATTATCTGAATGTATTTTCAAAGTATGTGCCAATTAATTATTAATGACAATAAGTCATTTATAATATATTATTATTTGGCGATAATGAAATTATGTCAAAAATGTATGGGGGATATTAAGAAATATATTTGACGTTTGTTTGTTGATTATTGAAGATGATTTTTTGCTTTTTTTGGTATTTTATTGTTATTCTTTTAGTTTGTTTTTATTTTCAATGTAAATTTTTTCATTTAGTTTCTTTAAAGCTTTCAAAAAGTCTTTTTCGTTCATTATTATTAGTTGATATTCTGATATTTCTTTTAGTCTGTTGTATCTAATTGTTTTATCATCACCATTTGAAATCATTTCTGCGTTTAATGTTTAAAGATTAGATAATACTGCTAATTCGTTTATACTTGCAATATCTCTAATATTCATTCCTTTTTTAGCTAATTCAGGATTAGCATCTCGCCAATCTTTTGCTGTGCATTTAAATAATGCAACATTTAGTATATCTGCTTCTTCTGCATAAATTAACCATTCTTTATCATAATCTTTATTTGGTAATATAAAATTCTTTATTGCATCAGTATGAATATGATAATTGGCTTTACTTAAAATTCGTTTAACATTCCATTCAAGGTTATATTGATTACTTTCAATTTCTTTTAATCGCTGGAATTCTCTAATTATCAGCAATTTGAATTCTGGGCTAATCCAAGTTCCTAATTCAGAAGCAATGTCTTTGTGAGCATAAGTTCCTCCGTATCTGCCGGCTTTAGCTATAATACCAATAGCATTAGTCCTTTCAATCCATTGTTTAACCGACATTGTAAATCTATTTACACCAGCTTCTTGCATAATTACACCGAATTCGGTGTAATTAAAATTTGGGTTGTAGATTTTTTCCCAAACTCCAAGAAATTCGATGGTGTTTTTATTGCTTAACCATTTGAATATCAAGCCTCCACTTTCTTTGTGTTTTAGCATATCTGTAAGGCTAATGTAATCTTCTTTGTTATGCTGAGTAATATGAATAATGGTATCTTCAACCTTAATATGTTTTGTAGTTTTATTCATATTCAAATCTTACTTTCTGAGTAAAAATACATTTTGTTTCTGATTTTATCGAATTTTTATTTTATGCAGAATGTTTTCTATAATGAACCACAACTTATTATAATCTTTAAACAGAGCTAGAGCTAAGAAAATATAATAAAACAAACGTAATACAAGACAATCCAAATAATGTAAAAAATGTTATTGTAGCTATTGACTTTTGTTTCTTTTTTTTCTCAAATATTTTTTTACAAATAATTCTTTTTATTGTGTTTTGTATTTTTATGTACGAACTTCCATTTTTTTTAATAAATTCAATTGCACCTGCATCTTTGGCTATTTCATTAATATTCTGGTCGTTATCATCTTCATAAGCCGATAACATAATTATATCAATTTCGGGATGAATTTCTTTTATAATTTTTAATATTTCTATTCCATCTTTCGCATTTTTATTAGTCTTATTTTTAAGGTAATAATCAAGAATTAATATTGAAATATTTTTTTTAACTTTTGGGTTATAACCTATATAAACTAATAATTCTTCTCCTGTTGTAAAAGCTTTAACATTATAATTGGATTTATCAATATTAAATTTATTTTTAAGTATTTTTAATTGTGCTGTATCATCATCAACGATAAAAATATTTATTCTTTCTTTTTTTATAAAATTTATCATATGGCTTATTAGTTATTGTATTAATATGAATATGAAATATTTTTTTTCTTCTTGTTTTTTACTTTTTGATTTCTTACATCAATATCCGATACAAAATTCCATTTTCCATTTTTAAAAAACAAACCATCGTATGAAAAATCGGGCCCGTAATATTCATATTGCTCTTTGTATATTGGTTTTGACGGCGATAAATGATCAAAAACTATCATTTTAAGTTTATCATCATACCGCAAGGTCATAGAAGCCATATTTGCATATTCAAAAATTATACGTTTTTTTCTAATTTTTTTAATCTTAAATATATTTTTTCCAAAATACGGTTTCCCTGACTTTGAAAAATATAGAATTTCAATAATTTTTTTATTTGTATAATCATTGTTGCCATCCCAGCCTAACAAGGTATAATATTTTTTATTGGCAAATTTTACAGGTATAATTTTATAATATAACGCCCCATACCATTTTTGATAATTTAGCATAACAAATTCAGCATCATCAATCTTTTCCGATAAATCAATTAATTGATAGTTATTGTATTCCTTTTTCTTTTTATCATAATATTGGATATATCCGAAATATTCATAGCTGCCATCATTATAATTCAAATTCCAGTTATATATTCTGAACAATTTATCAGGAGATTTTAATTTCCCCATATAATTTAAAGAATCAAACGGATAATCAAATGAAAGAGAATTGGTTAAAACATTTTCCATTATTTTGATGATATTATTATTTATTTCTTTTATTTCATCATCGTTACTGCTGTTTTTAATTAATGAAAAATATAATTTTAAAGTATCTTCTTTTTGTTTAAGCGATAAAATATCAGCTTCTTGTGCTAATAAAGTGTTTAAAAAAAATAAAATGGAAATGTTTAATATTATTATTATTTTCATTCAATTAATGTTCTATTTAGTCTAATAGGTTTATCAGGATAACAAACAAAAAATCTGTTAATAAAGTCAGTTTATTTGGAACAAACTTACTGTTTTTTTCTTAAAATTTATTTTTCAGTTCTTAGTAGGCAGTTCATTGATATCCATATGCATACTGCCAACTGTGGACTGTCTACTTATTAACTAAAAAAAAATAATATTCTTTTATTTTGAGATTTTTTTCTTTATGTATATTTGTCAATCAAATTATTTAACGTATCACAAATATTTTTTATTTCATTTTCTGTAATAATTAATGGAGGAGCTATTCTAAATGCCGTATCACAAAACAAAAACAAGTCAAATATAATACCATTGTTTAAACAAGTTTTATGAAAATTCATTAATTTATCTTTATTTTCTAACTCTACCGAGAGAAGCAAACCCTTACCGCGTATTTCTTTTATTGAAGGATGTTTTAGATATTTTCTAAATAATTTTCCTTTAGTTTCTATTTGTTCAATAATTTTATCTTCAAGTAAAACTTGCAATGATGCTAATGCTGCAGCACATGATACAGGATGACCCCCAAAAGTAGTAATATGTCCGAGAACAGGATTGCTTTTAAATGAATCCATAATTTTTTTAGAAGAAATAAAAGCACCAATTGGCATTCCACCACCCATTGCTTTTGCCAAAGCAAGAATATCCGGTACAACATTGTAATGTGAAAATGCGAATAAACTACCGGTTCGTCCAAAACCTGTTTGTACTTCGTCAAATATCAATAAAGTTCCGGTTTTATTACATTTTTTCCTTAAAGTGTTTAAAAAATCATTTATTGGCTCAATAATTCCTGCTTCAGCTTGGATCGGTTCAATAACAACACATGCAGTTTTTTTAGTAATATTTTCTAAATCATTAATATTATTAAATTCAATAAACTTAATATCTGGTAATAATGGTCTGTAAGACTTCTTGAATTTTTCATTTCCTAATATACTTAAAGCACCATGTGTACTACCGTGATATGCGTTTTTAAAAGCAATAATTTCAGTTCTTCCTGTATATCTTTTAGCTAATTTTAATGAACCTTCAATTGCTTCGCTACCGGAATTTACAAAATATGTGCAATCTAATTTTTTTGGAAGATTATCTGAAAGTAATTTTGCTAATTTTACTTGTGGTGTTTGTATATATTCACCATAGACCATTAGATGAGTATATTTATCCAATTGATCTTTAATAGCTTTTATAACTTTAGGGTGTCTGTGTCCTAAGTTGCTTACAGAAACACCCGAAACTAAATCAATATATTTTTTCCCATTTTTATCAATAAGATATATGCCTTCGGCTTTTTCAATTTCTAATTGTAATGGGAAAGGAGATGTTTGTCCGATATGCTGGAAAAATAATTGCCGTGTCGAAATCATATAAATATAAAAAAATAAAATATAATTATTATGAAATTATTTAGATATAAGGTTAAGATAATTCATTAAATTATCTTTATATGATTTCCCTATAGGAATAACTTTATTACCGATTTCAGATTTAATTATAACAGTATTATCTTCAATTACATCTATTTTATTAACATTAACAATATAAGATCTGTGAACTCTCTTAAATTTTTGATTAGGTAATTTATTTGTAATTGCTTTCATTGTAAAATGAATTGTAAATTTTTGATTATAAGTATTTACAATAACATAATTTTCGAGTGCTTCAACCCATAAAATATCGTCATATTTTAATCTTACAAGAGTAGAATTTTTCTTTTTAATAAATATCTCTTCTCTTGTACCTGAAATTTTGCTTGTTTCATTGTATCTTTTATGAACTTTATTTACCGATTTATAATATCTTGCTAAGGAAATAGGTTTTAATAAATAATCAACAACATTATATTCAAAAGCTTCTAAAGCATACTTTTCCTGTCCTGAAATAATAATTATCTGCGGAGAATTTTCAATAGATTTTAAAAATTCAAGACCTGTCATTTCAGGCATTTCTACATCAAGAAAAATTAAATCAATTGGTTCGGGTCCGTTAAAAACACACATTGCATCAACTGCATTTGAAAATGAACTTATCAAATTCAAAAATTCAGTTTTTTTTACAAATTCTTCAACAATCTTTCTTGAAAGATCATCGTCATCAATTATAATGCAATTCATATGAAATAGTTATTTCGTTTATTAAAAAGACATTTAGTGAATACAAATATAAACAAATAATGTTAATTATAAATTCTAATCTAATTAATTGTTAGGGCAAATGTATGAAAATTAGCCTTAATGTATTTAATGAAGCGATATCACTGAAAGTAATTAATTAGAGTTAATCAATTCCGAAAAGCTATTTTTCATCATTTCTTTTATACACTAATAAAAAAAATAAAATTCAGGATTAATTTTTAAATTAATCAGGTTATATTGCATAAAAAATAAAATAAAATGAGAAAAAAAATATTAAGCTTAATATTTATTGTAATTATTTTTTCGAATTATATTTTTTCACAAAACAATGCTAAATATTTAGAAAATAGATATATACCTGCTACTATAATATTTAAAGTAAAACCTGAATATAATCAATATTGTAAATTAAATAAAATAGAAATCAAGGAAATCGAATCAATACTCAAATCAATAAATGTAAAATCATTATATAAAAAATTTCCTTCAATTTCTGCTCCAAAATCAAAATATAATCAATACGGACAAGTATTGATAGATTTATCTACAATATATGAACTTGAATATAGCTCTGACTTATCAATGAATAAAGTTTTATTTTATTTTAATTCATTAGAAATTATTGAATATGCTCAAGCACATTTTTTACCTGAATTATTAGAAGTTCCCGATGATAACTATAATGTTTCAAACCAATATTATCTTGAAAATATTATGGCATATCAAGCATGGGATATAAGCAAAGGTGATACTAATATTATAATTGGCATAATTGATACAGGTGTTGATATTGACCATGAAGATTTAATTGATAATATAAAATATAATTATAATGACCCAATTAATGGAATTGATGATGATAATGATGGTTTTACCGATAATTTCAGGGGTTGGGATTTGGGAGAAAATGATAATAATCCACAAAGTAATGCCAATCATCATGGTGTAGGGGTTTCAGG
Coding sequences within it:
- the htpG gene encoding molecular chaperone HtpG, whose product is MDKGKINVTTENIFPIIKKYLYSDHEIFLRELISNAIDATQKLKALSSVDEYKGDMTDLIIRVSLDKKKKTLTVSDNGIGMTKEEIDKYINQIAFSSAEEFLEKYKDKTEAIIGHFGLGFYSSFMVSEKVEIISKSYKENEKSVKWECDGSPEYTIDKAEKKKIGTDVILHIDDDSKEFLEENKINELLKKYCKFLPVEIAFGKEIDYKDGKSVETDKDKIINNTKPAWTRKPAELKDEDYKEFYRELYPIYEDPLFNIHLNVDYPFNLTGILYFPRIKKNIEIQKNKIQLYSRQVFVTDSVEGIVPEFLTLLHGVLDSPDIPLNVSRSFLQNDSNVKKISSHITKKVADRLNEIFKNDREEFEKKWDDLKLFIEFGMITEDKFFDRAKSFSLLKNTDNKYFTFEEYKNLIKENQTDKNNSLIYLYSTNSTDQYSYIEAAKSKGYDVLLFDGQYDTHFLNHLEQKFENSRFVRVDAEIVNKLIEKDKSIEIKLNNEQQDDLRQVFLSQLPKENTYLISYEGLDESEAPMLITQSEFIRRMKDMSALNAGMQFYNQMPDTYNLVINANHPLILKIEENKEKKIGEKVQKINDEIKPVKEENEKLKKAKEGKKEEEITQAEKDKIEDLEKNINELNNNKQNLLKEYGKKNKIVKQLIDLALISNNMLKGEELTKFVKRSVELIKL
- a CDS encoding response regulator transcription factor, translated to MNCIIIDDDDLSRKIVEEFVKKTEFLNLISSFSNAVDAMCVFNGPEPIDLIFLDVEMPEMTGLEFLKSIENSPQIIIISGQEKYALEAFEYNVVDYLLKPISLARYYKSVNKVHKRYNETSKISGTREEIFIKKKNSTLVRLKYDDILWVEALENYVIVNTYNQKFTIHFTMKAITNKLPNQKFKRVHRSYIVNVNKIDVIEDNTVIIKSEIGNKVIPIGKSYKDNLMNYLNLISK
- a CDS encoding KilA-N domain-containing protein, translating into MNKTTKHIKVEDTIIHITQHNKEDYISLTDMLKHKESGGLIFKWLSNKNTIEFLGVWEKIYNPNFNYTEFGVIMQEAGVNRFTMSVKQWIERTNAIGIIAKAGRYGGTYAHKDIASELGTWISPEFKLLIIREFQRLKEIESNQYNLEWNVKRILSKANYHIHTDAIKNFILPNKDYDKEWLIYAEEADILNVALFKCTAKDWRDANPELAKKGMNIRDIASINELAVLSNL
- a CDS encoding aspartate aminotransferase family protein → MSTRQLFFQHIGQTSPFPLQLEIEKAEGIYLIDKNGKKYIDLVSGVSVSNLGHRHPKVIKAIKDQLDKYTHLMVYGEYIQTPQVKLAKLLSDNLPKKLDCTYFVNSGSEAIEGSLKLAKRYTGRTEIIAFKNAYHGSTHGALSILGNEKFKKSYRPLLPDIKFIEFNNINDLENITKKTACVVIEPIQAEAGIIEPINDFLNTLRKKCNKTGTLLIFDEVQTGFGRTGSLFAFSHYNVVPDILALAKAMGGGMPIGAFISSKKIMDSFKSNPVLGHITTFGGHPVSCAAALASLQVLLEDKIIEQIETKGKLFRKYLKHPSIKEIRGKGLLLSVELENKDKLMNFHKTCLNNGIIFDLFLFCDTAFRIAPPLIITENEIKNICDTLNNLIDKYT
- a CDS encoding response regulator, giving the protein MINFIKKERINIFIVDDDTAQLKILKNKFNIDKSNYNVKAFTTGEELLVYIGYNPKVKKNISILILDYYLKNKTNKNAKDGIEILKIIKEIHPEIDIIMLSAYEDDNDQNINEIAKDAGAIEFIKKNGSSYIKIQNTIKRIICKKIFEKKKKQKSIATITFFTLFGLSCITFVLLYFLSSSSV